In Ectothiorhodospira sp. BSL-9, a single window of DNA contains:
- the uvrB gene encoding excinuclease ABC subunit UvrB: MDQPFHLSTRFDPAGDQPAAIESLLDGLDSGLAHQTLLGVTGSGKTFTIANVIQKSQRPTIIMAPNKTLAAQLYGEMKEFFPENAVEYFVSYYDYYQPEAYVPSSDTFIEKDSSINDHIEQMRLSATRALLERRDAIIVASVSAIYGLGDPRAYLQMVMHLKRGDVIDQREMLRRLAELQYTRNDLELKRGTYRVRGEVIDIHPAESEREAVRVELFDEEIEQLSYFDPLTGEVLRRVPRLTIYPKTHYATPRETLLEAVEQIKVELRERLEALRQSDQLVEAQRLEQRTRFDLEMMLELGYCSGVENYSRYLSGRKAGEPPPCFLDYLPKDALLVIDESHVTVPQLGAMYKGDRSRKETLVQYGFRLPSAMDNRPLRFEEFEALAPQAIYVSATPGPYEQKMAGQVVEQVVRPTGLVDPEVEVRPATTQVDDVLSEIRLRTEVNERVLITTLTKRMAEDLTEYLSEHGIRVRYLHSDIDTVERVEIIRDLRLGKFDVLVGINLLREGLDMPEVSLVAVLDADKEGFLRSDRSLIQTIGRAARNLNGRAILYADRVTGSMQRAMDETERRREKQVAHNQEHGITPKGVEKRIADIMEGAYAGGSMAAPKRYARVAEQEAEYGRMSPKDTAKEISRLESQMFEHARNLEFEEAARLRDRIEKLRDGMLGVVEG; encoded by the coding sequence ATGGACCAACCTTTCCACCTTTCCACCCGCTTTGACCCGGCGGGAGACCAGCCCGCCGCCATTGAAAGCCTGCTGGATGGCCTGGACTCGGGCCTGGCCCATCAAACCCTGCTGGGAGTGACCGGCTCGGGCAAGACCTTCACGATTGCCAACGTGATCCAGAAGTCGCAGCGGCCCACCATCATCATGGCGCCCAACAAGACCCTGGCGGCCCAGCTCTATGGCGAGATGAAGGAGTTCTTCCCGGAGAACGCCGTGGAATACTTCGTCTCCTATTACGACTATTACCAGCCCGAGGCCTATGTGCCGTCGTCGGACACCTTCATCGAGAAGGATTCCTCCATCAACGACCACATCGAACAGATGCGCCTGTCGGCCACCCGGGCCCTGCTGGAGCGTCGCGATGCCATCATCGTGGCCAGCGTTTCGGCCATTTATGGTCTGGGGGACCCCCGGGCCTATCTGCAGATGGTGATGCACCTCAAACGGGGGGATGTGATCGATCAGCGGGAGATGCTGCGCCGGCTGGCGGAATTGCAGTACACCCGCAACGATCTGGAGCTCAAGCGCGGCACCTACCGGGTGCGCGGCGAGGTGATCGACATCCACCCGGCGGAGTCCGAACGCGAGGCCGTGCGGGTTGAGTTGTTCGACGAGGAGATAGAGCAACTCTCCTATTTCGACCCGCTCACCGGGGAGGTGCTGCGCCGGGTGCCGCGCTTGACCATCTATCCCAAGACCCACTACGCCACGCCCCGTGAGACCCTGCTCGAAGCCGTGGAGCAGATCAAGGTGGAGCTCCGGGAGCGCCTGGAGGCCTTGCGCCAGTCGGATCAGTTGGTGGAGGCCCAGCGCCTGGAGCAGCGCACCCGCTTTGATCTGGAGATGATGCTGGAGCTGGGCTACTGCTCCGGGGTCGAGAACTATTCCCGCTATCTTTCGGGCCGCAAGGCGGGGGAACCGCCGCCGTGTTTTCTGGATTACCTGCCCAAGGATGCCTTGCTGGTGATCGATGAGAGCCATGTCACGGTCCCACAGCTGGGCGCCATGTATAAAGGCGACCGCTCCCGCAAGGAGACCCTGGTGCAGTATGGCTTCCGCCTGCCTTCGGCCATGGACAATCGTCCCCTGCGTTTCGAGGAATTCGAGGCCCTGGCACCCCAGGCCATTTATGTTTCCGCCACGCCCGGGCCCTATGAGCAGAAGATGGCGGGGCAGGTGGTGGAGCAGGTGGTGCGTCCCACCGGACTGGTGGACCCGGAGGTGGAGGTGCGCCCGGCGACCACGCAGGTGGATGATGTGCTCTCGGAAATCCGGCTGCGCACGGAGGTCAATGAGCGGGTGCTGATCACCACGCTCACCAAGCGCATGGCCGAGGATCTCACCGAATACCTGAGTGAACACGGCATTCGCGTGCGTTATCTGCATTCCGACATCGATACCGTGGAGCGTGTGGAGATCATCCGTGATCTGCGCCTGGGGAAATTCGATGTCCTGGTGGGTATCAACCTGTTGCGTGAGGGCCTGGACATGCCCGAGGTGTCCCTGGTGGCCGTGCTGGATGCGGACAAGGAAGGCTTCCTGCGGTCCGATCGCTCGTTGATCCAGACCATCGGCCGCGCGGCCCGAAACCTGAACGGCAGGGCGATTCTTTACGCCGACAGGGTGACGGGCTCCATGCAGCGGGCCATGGACGAGACTGAACGTCGCCGCGAGAAGCAGGTGGCCCATAATCAGGAACACGGCATCACCCCCAAGGGGGTGGAGAAGCGTATCGCCGACATCATGGAGGGTGCCTATGCCGGTGGCTCCATGGCCGCACCCAAGCGTTACGCCAGGGTGGCGGAGCAGGAGGCGGAATACGGACGCATGTCACCCAAGGATACTGCCAAGGAGATCAGTCGTTTGGAGAGCCAGATGTTCGAACACGCCCGCAACCTGGAATTTGAGGAGGCGGCCCGATTGCGGGACCGGATCGAGAAGCTCAGGGACGGCATGCTGGGCGTGGTGGAGGGCTAA